In Hyperolius riggenbachi isolate aHypRig1 chromosome 10, aHypRig1.pri, whole genome shotgun sequence, a genomic segment contains:
- the LOC137535896 gene encoding uncharacterized protein produces the protein MMLQETRPDDHTFCRSFPPVKSGDHVTITVPPPHSVRHNKEKILEITRKMMELLIGEVPEGCQDVAVCSSMEGCQYKEGHKGLYKDTMMENIPPFTSTDVSSNRNPPERCTGPLYSLQCLQEDHTIPRHYQDGELIQGNDVVKEEEEETYVRSDQQSMEEGDMRTSKEEEEETYVRSDQQSMEEGDMMRTNMMRTSKEEEEETYVRSDQQSTEESDLMRTSKEEEEETYVRSDQQSMEEEFSNRK, from the exons atgatgctgcaggagaccaggcctgatgaccacacattctgcagg AGTTTTcctccagtgaagtctggtgatcatgtgaccatcactgTGCCCCCACCTCACTCTGTGAGACACAATAAGGAGAAGATTCTGGaaatcaccaggaagatgatggagctgctgataggagag GTTCCTGAAGGGTGTCAGGATGTTGCTGTCTGTTCCTCCATGGAGGGGTGCCAGTATAAAGAAGGACACAAGGGGctctacaaggacaccatgatggagaataTACCTCCCTTCACATCAaccg atgtatccagtaacagaaatccaccagagagatgtacaggtcctctttattccctgcAGTGTCTACAGGAAGATCACACCATCCCCcggcattatcag GATGGAGAACTTATACAAGGAAATGATGTggtgaaagaggaagaagaagagacgtatgtgaggagtgatcagcagtctatggaggagggtgacatgaggacaagtaaagaggaagaagaagagacatatgtgaggagtgatcagcagtctatggaggagggtgacatgatgaggacaa acatgatgaggacaagtaaagaggaagaagaagagacgtatgtgaggagtgatcagcagtctacggaGGAGAGTGacctgatgaggacaagtaaagaggaagaagaggagacgtatgtgaggagtgatcagcagtctatggaggagg aattctctaacaggaagtga